From Pseudomonas putida, one genomic window encodes:
- the hflX gene encoding ribosome rescue GTPase HflX — protein sequence MFFERHGGGERALLVHLEGQNPEAREDPQEFQELALSAGADIVSLVTVARHQPTAKYLIGSGKVEELRDLVKAEQVDLVIFNHTLTPSQERNLERVFECRVLDRTGLILDIFAQRARTHEGKLQVELAQLEHMSTRLVRGWTHLERQKGGIGMRGPGETQLETDRRLLRVRLRQIKSRLEKVRSQREQARRGRRRADIPSVSLVGYTNAGKSTLFNALTESDVYAADQLFATLDPTLRRLQLDDLGPIVLADTVGFIRHLPHKLVEAFRATLEESSNSDLLLHVIDAHEPERMEQIEQVLAVLGEIGAEGLPILEVYNKLDLLEDVEPQIQRNADGKPERVWVSARDGRGLDLVGQAIAELLGDDLFVGTLCLEQRFARLRAQFFALGAVQSEEHDEEGRSLLSVRLPRVELNRLVSREGMEPQVFVEQHTLQ from the coding sequence TTGGAAGGTCAGAACCCTGAGGCGCGCGAAGACCCGCAGGAGTTTCAGGAACTGGCATTGTCGGCCGGAGCCGACATCGTCTCGCTGGTCACAGTGGCAAGGCATCAGCCTACCGCCAAATACCTGATTGGCAGCGGCAAGGTCGAGGAATTGCGCGACCTGGTCAAAGCCGAGCAGGTAGATCTGGTGATTTTCAATCACACCCTCACGCCCAGCCAGGAACGTAACCTCGAACGCGTCTTCGAGTGTCGCGTGCTTGACCGTACCGGGCTTATTCTCGACATCTTCGCCCAACGGGCGCGTACCCATGAAGGCAAGCTGCAGGTCGAACTGGCCCAGCTCGAGCACATGAGCACGCGGCTGGTGCGCGGCTGGACCCACCTTGAGCGTCAGAAGGGTGGTATCGGTATGCGCGGCCCGGGTGAAACCCAGCTGGAAACCGACCGGCGTCTGCTGCGGGTGCGCCTGCGCCAGATCAAGTCACGCCTGGAGAAGGTTCGCAGCCAGCGTGAGCAGGCCCGTCGGGGCCGTCGACGCGCGGATATTCCGTCGGTATCGCTGGTGGGCTACACCAACGCTGGCAAGTCCACGCTGTTCAACGCCCTGACCGAATCCGATGTGTACGCTGCCGACCAATTGTTCGCCACCCTCGACCCGACCCTGCGCCGGCTCCAGCTCGACGACCTTGGGCCAATCGTGCTGGCTGACACCGTAGGCTTCATTCGTCACCTTCCGCACAAGCTGGTCGAGGCATTTCGGGCTACGCTCGAAGAGTCGAGCAACTCCGACCTGCTGCTGCATGTGATCGATGCCCATGAGCCAGAGCGCATGGAGCAGATCGAGCAGGTGCTGGCAGTATTGGGCGAGATCGGTGCCGAAGGCTTGCCGATACTCGAGGTCTATAACAAACTCGACCTGCTTGAAGATGTCGAGCCGCAGATCCAGCGCAATGCCGATGGCAAGCCGGAGCGGGTCTGGGTATCGGCGCGAGATGGTCGTGGCCTGGACCTTGTAGGTCAGGCCATTGCCGAATTGCTGGGGGATGATCTTTTTGTCGGTACCCTGTGCCTGGAGCAGCGTTTTGCCCGCTTGCGCGCGCAATTCTTTGCCTTGGGTGCGGTGCAGAGTGAAGAGCATGACGAAGAAGGGCGCAGCCTGCTGAGTGTGCGATTGCCCAGGGTCGAGTTGAATCGCCTGGTCAGCCGCGAAGGCATGGAGCCGCAAGTGTTTGTCGAGCAACACA